The Streptomyces sp. CC0208 genome window below encodes:
- a CDS encoding metal-dependent transcriptional regulator, with the protein MSGLIDTTEMYLRTILELEEEGVVPMRARIAERLDQSGPTVSQTVARMERDGLVSVASDRHLELTDEGRRLATRVMRKHRLAECLLVDVIGLEWEQVHAEACRWEHVMSEAVERRVLELLRHPTESPYGNPIPGLEELGEKDGPHPFLDEGMVSLAELDPGLDGKTVVVRRIGEPIQTDAQLMYTLRRAGVQPGSVVSVTESPGGVLVGSGGEAAELESDVASHVFVAKR; encoded by the coding sequence ATGTCCGGACTGATCGACACCACGGAGATGTATCTCCGCACCATCCTCGAGCTGGAGGAGGAAGGTGTGGTCCCCATGCGCGCCCGGATCGCCGAGCGGCTGGACCAGAGCGGGCCCACCGTCAGCCAGACCGTGGCGCGGATGGAGCGCGACGGACTGGTGTCCGTCGCCAGTGACCGGCACCTGGAGTTGACGGACGAGGGCCGGCGCCTGGCCACCCGTGTGATGCGCAAGCACCGGCTCGCGGAGTGCCTGCTCGTCGACGTGATCGGCCTGGAGTGGGAGCAGGTCCACGCGGAGGCGTGTCGCTGGGAGCACGTGATGAGCGAGGCGGTGGAGCGCCGGGTGCTGGAGCTGCTGCGCCACCCCACCGAATCGCCGTACGGCAACCCGATCCCGGGTCTTGAGGAGCTGGGCGAGAAGGACGGCCCGCACCCCTTCCTGGACGAGGGCATGGTCTCGCTGGCCGAGCTGGACCCGGGTCTCGACGGCAAGACGGTCGTCGTACGCCGTATCGGCGAGCCGATCCAGACGGACGCGCAGCTGATGTACACGCTGCGTCGGGCGGGTGTGCAGCCCGGTTCGGTGGTGAGCGTGACGGAGTCGCCCGGCGGGGTGCTGGTGGGCAGCGGCGGTGAGGCCGCCGAGCTGGAGTCGGACGTCGCCTCGCACGTGTTCGTCGCCAAGCGCTGA
- a CDS encoding ABC transporter ATP-binding protein, with amino-acid sequence MTSAVSVRGLWKRFGQQVAVAGIDLELPAGKFIGLVGPNGAGKTTTLSMVTGLLRPDEGTVSVVGHDVWQDPVAVKARIGVLPEGLRLFERLSGRELLGYTGRLRGLPGGEVDRRAAQLLDVLDLAGAQHKLVVDYSTGMRKKIGLAAALLHNPEVLFLDEPFEGVDPVSAQTIRGVLERYTASGATVVFSSHVMELVESLCDWVAVMAAGRIRAHGPLDEVRGAAPSLQRAFLELVGAQGQDAGANLDWLGGGAR; translated from the coding sequence ATGACGTCGGCTGTGAGTGTGCGTGGTCTCTGGAAGCGGTTTGGGCAGCAGGTAGCCGTTGCCGGGATTGATCTGGAGCTCCCCGCGGGGAAGTTCATCGGTCTCGTGGGCCCGAACGGCGCCGGGAAGACCACCACTCTCTCCATGGTGACCGGGCTGCTGCGGCCCGACGAGGGGACAGTCTCCGTCGTCGGGCACGACGTGTGGCAGGACCCGGTGGCCGTCAAGGCCCGGATCGGCGTCCTGCCCGAGGGGCTGCGGCTGTTCGAGCGGCTCTCCGGGCGTGAACTGCTCGGCTACACCGGGCGGTTGCGGGGACTTCCCGGGGGCGAGGTCGACCGGCGGGCCGCTCAGCTGCTCGACGTGCTCGATCTGGCGGGGGCCCAGCACAAGCTGGTCGTCGACTACTCGACCGGGATGCGGAAGAAGATCGGGCTCGCGGCCGCCCTGCTCCACAACCCCGAAGTGCTGTTTCTCGACGAGCCGTTCGAGGGCGTCGACCCCGTCTCCGCGCAGACCATCCGGGGCGTGCTTGAGCGGTACACCGCCTCCGGTGCCACCGTCGTCTTCTCCTCGCACGTGATGGAGCTCGTGGAGTCCCTGTGCGACTGGGTGGCCGTCATGGCCGCAGGGCGCATCCGCGCCCACGGGCCGCTCGACGAGGTACGCGGTGCCGCGCCCTCGCTGCAGCGCGCCTTCCTGGAACTCGTGGGCGCACAGGGGCAGGACGCCGGGGCGAACCTGGACTGGCTGGGCGGCGGGGCCCGATGA
- the pdxH gene encoding pyridoxamine 5'-phosphate oxidase produces the protein MTDADAVSPDPASMRKQYRAEGLAESDLAATPVEQFARWFRQAATEGRLFEPNAMVVSTADAEGRPSSRTVLLKHFDEQGFVFYTNYGSRKARDLAENPYVSLLFPWHPMARQVIVTGLARRTGRDETAAYFRTRPHGSQLGAWASGQSSVIAGRDGLDAAYAELAARHPEGEQVPVPPHWGGFRVAPQAVEFWQGRENRLHDRLRYVAEADGNWRVERLSP, from the coding sequence GTGACCGACGCAGACGCCGTCTCCCCCGATCCCGCCTCGATGCGCAAGCAGTACCGGGCGGAAGGGCTCGCCGAGAGCGACCTGGCCGCCACTCCCGTGGAGCAGTTCGCGCGCTGGTTCAGGCAGGCCGCGACGGAGGGCCGGCTCTTCGAGCCGAACGCCATGGTCGTGTCCACCGCGGACGCCGAGGGCCGGCCCAGCTCCCGCACGGTCCTGCTGAAGCACTTCGACGAGCAGGGCTTCGTCTTCTACACCAACTACGGCTCCCGCAAGGCCCGCGACCTGGCCGAGAACCCGTACGTCTCGCTGCTGTTCCCCTGGCATCCGATGGCCCGCCAGGTCATCGTCACGGGGCTCGCCCGGCGCACCGGGCGGGACGAGACCGCAGCGTACTTCCGCACCCGCCCGCACGGCTCCCAGCTGGGCGCCTGGGCGAGCGGGCAGTCGTCGGTGATCGCGGGCCGGGACGGCCTCGACGCGGCATACGCGGAGCTGGCCGCCCGGCACCCGGAGGGCGAGCAGGTTCCGGTGCCGCCGCACTGGGGCGGTTTCCGGGTGGCCCCGCAGGCGGTGGAGTTCTGGCAGGGCCGCGAGAACCGGCTGCACGACCGGCTGCGGTACGTGGCGGAGGCGGACGGGAACTGGCGGGTGGAGCGGCTCAGTCCGTGA
- a CDS encoding PAS domain-containing protein yields the protein MSEPTCGTYGRGSWQGVQVSASRRSGTTDELGPDEPGPDGPEGSGGSDLLAALLDGMDAALCAFDADGVVTHWNREAERILGWTASEAVGRHGFAGWAVRRADAEEVEGRLMSAMQAPGRQVHEFALLTKDGGRVLVRTQSAAVRGPDGKPAGVYCAFSEVHTQIDLERSIALSEALFEDASWGVVLVDADLRPAVVNAHAARSLGVGRTSVLGRPLGELLAQGVEDLESALTHVLAEGAPPAPAEIWVGVRTPDGDKRRCWRCGFVRLASPLAEEPVPLGVAWLFQDVTEAKQSEQEASLLRFRTNQLHRAARAAAECEDPAEAAVVHLDFALAGFADHALIDRVAGGAVADGEETGRVRLVRVAATPSGAPGPSLQASGAAGLPVRYGEGHPALQCVDRAGSVRASVGSVSGDRAREWAEARQWPPDVVHALCAVLRSRGRTLGVVTFLRGSGRGQFERGDAVYAEDVAVRIASALDLGGVVGRT from the coding sequence GTGAGCGAACCGACGTGCGGTACGTACGGACGCGGCAGCTGGCAGGGGGTCCAGGTGAGTGCTTCCCGGCGTAGTGGGACCACCGACGAGCTGGGGCCGGACGAGCCCGGGCCGGACGGGCCGGAGGGCTCGGGCGGCTCGGATCTGCTCGCCGCCCTGCTGGACGGGATGGACGCGGCACTGTGTGCCTTCGACGCGGACGGTGTCGTCACCCACTGGAATCGTGAGGCCGAGCGCATCCTCGGCTGGACCGCGTCCGAGGCCGTGGGACGGCACGGGTTCGCCGGGTGGGCGGTACGGCGGGCCGACGCCGAGGAGGTCGAGGGGCGGCTGATGTCCGCCATGCAGGCGCCCGGCCGGCAGGTGCACGAGTTCGCGCTGCTGACCAAGGACGGCGGCCGGGTCCTCGTACGCACCCAGTCCGCGGCCGTGCGCGGGCCCGACGGGAAGCCGGCCGGGGTGTACTGCGCCTTCAGCGAGGTGCACACGCAGATCGATCTGGAGCGGTCGATCGCGCTGAGCGAGGCGCTGTTCGAGGACGCCTCGTGGGGTGTCGTGCTGGTCGACGCCGATCTGCGGCCCGCCGTGGTCAACGCGCACGCGGCCCGGTCGCTGGGCGTCGGGCGTACGTCCGTGCTGGGGCGGCCGCTCGGGGAGTTGCTCGCGCAGGGCGTGGAGGACTTGGAGAGCGCGCTGACCCATGTGCTGGCCGAGGGCGCGCCGCCGGCGCCGGCCGAGATCTGGGTCGGGGTGCGGACACCGGACGGCGACAAGCGGCGCTGCTGGCGCTGCGGCTTCGTGCGGCTGGCCTCACCGCTGGCGGAGGAGCCGGTGCCGTTGGGCGTCGCCTGGCTGTTCCAGGACGTCACCGAGGCCAAGCAGAGCGAGCAGGAGGCCTCGCTGCTGCGGTTCCGGACGAACCAGCTGCACCGGGCCGCCCGGGCGGCGGCGGAGTGCGAGGACCCGGCCGAGGCCGCCGTCGTCCATCTGGACTTCGCCCTCGCCGGATTCGCCGACCACGCGCTGATCGACCGGGTGGCCGGGGGCGCGGTGGCCGACGGGGAGGAGACCGGTCGGGTCCGTCTCGTACGGGTCGCCGCGACGCCCTCCGGGGCACCGGGGCCGAGTCTGCAGGCGTCGGGCGCGGCCGGGCTGCCCGTGCGGTACGGGGAGGGGCATCCGGCCTTGCAGTGTGTGGACCGGGCGGGGTCGGTGCGGGCGAGCGTGGGGTCGGTGTCGGGCGACCGGGCCCGCGAGTGGGCCGAGGCCCGCCAGTGGCCGCCGGACGTGGTGCACGCGTTGTGCGCGGTGCTGCGCAGCCGGGGGCGCACCCTCGGGGTCGTGACGTTCCTGCGGGGCTCCGGGAGGGGTCAGTTCGAGCGGGGTGACGCGGTGTACGCGGAGGATGTGGCGGTACGGATCGCCTCGGCGTTGGACCTGGGCGGCGTGGTGGGACGGACGTAG
- a CDS encoding GNAT family N-acetyltransferase, producing the protein MTDLRIEPVVGEKMAEEWRHVHNVIVPPAAMSTEEVGERVRRYRLENAYLGDTLVGCSTVRPPDGEDAVATVIARVLPDYRGRGFGTALYEKGLDHARVLGARVIETCVLAVNGDGVRFARARGFVEVDRYVLDGESDEWIDLRLEPDRRTV; encoded by the coding sequence GTGACTGATCTGCGGATCGAACCCGTCGTAGGGGAAAAGATGGCCGAGGAGTGGCGGCACGTGCACAACGTGATCGTGCCGCCGGCCGCCATGAGCACCGAGGAGGTAGGCGAGCGCGTCCGGCGCTACCGGCTGGAGAACGCGTATCTCGGGGACACGCTCGTGGGCTGCTCGACCGTACGCCCGCCGGACGGGGAGGACGCCGTGGCGACCGTCATCGCGCGCGTGCTGCCCGATTACCGGGGACGGGGTTTCGGGACGGCCCTCTACGAGAAGGGTCTTGATCATGCGCGTGTGCTCGGCGCCCGGGTGATCGAGACATGCGTGCTGGCCGTCAATGGGGACGGGGTGCGGTTCGCGCGGGCGCGCGGGTTCGTCGAGGTCGACCGGTATGTGCTGGACGGCGAGAGCGACGAGTGGATCGACCTGCGGCTGGAGCCGGACCGGAGAACTGTTTGA
- a CDS encoding SIS domain-containing protein — MGETGSASGDGKLSGQFFDAAIGLLRRVRDEEAESIAAAGELLADTVASGGRLFAFGAGHSSLAAQDLVYRAGGLALMNLLTVPGVVGVDVMPATLGSALERVDGLASAVLNCSPLRAGDALVIISLSGRNALPVEMALGARALGVRVIGVTSVAYTTSTKPRHSSGTFLKDHCDVVLDSKIAPGDAELSLDTVPAPFAPASTVVTSALLQSVMATAAGALAERGIEPPLLRSGNVDGGLEWNERVFAEYGDRIFYRQ, encoded by the coding sequence ATGGGCGAGACGGGCTCCGCGAGCGGTGACGGCAAGCTGTCGGGACAGTTCTTCGACGCCGCGATCGGGCTGCTGCGGCGGGTCCGCGACGAGGAGGCCGAGTCGATCGCGGCGGCCGGTGAGCTCCTGGCCGACACCGTCGCCTCCGGCGGCCGCCTCTTCGCCTTCGGCGCCGGACACTCCTCGCTCGCCGCACAGGACCTCGTCTACCGGGCCGGCGGACTCGCCCTGATGAACCTGCTGACCGTGCCGGGGGTCGTGGGCGTCGACGTCATGCCGGCGACGCTGGGCTCCGCGCTGGAGCGGGTGGACGGTCTCGCGAGCGCGGTGCTGAACTGCTCGCCCCTCCGCGCGGGCGACGCCCTGGTGATCATCTCGCTCTCCGGCCGCAACGCGCTCCCCGTGGAGATGGCCCTCGGTGCACGCGCCCTCGGTGTCCGGGTCATCGGCGTGACGTCGGTCGCCTACACGACGTCGACGAAGCCCCGCCACAGCTCGGGCACCTTTCTGAAGGACCACTGCGACGTCGTGCTCGACTCGAAGATCGCCCCGGGCGACGCGGAGCTCTCCCTGGACACCGTCCCGGCCCCCTTCGCCCCGGCCTCCACGGTCGTGACCTCGGCGCTGCTCCAGTCCGTGATGGCCACGGCGGCGGGCGCGCTGGCGGAACGGGGGATCGAGCCGCCGCTGCTGCGGTCGGGGAACGTGGACGGCGGGCTGGAGTGGAACGAGCGGGTGTTCGCGGAGTACGGGGACCGGATCTTCTACCGGCAGTGA
- a CDS encoding citrate synthase 2, protein MSDFVPGLEGVVAFETEIAEPDKEGGALRYRGVDIEDLVGHVSFGNVWGLLVDGAFNPGLPPAEPFPIPVHSGDIRVDVQSALAMLAPVWGLKPLLDIDAEEARADLARAAVMALSYVAQSARGQGLPMVPQREIDKAQSVVERFMIRWRGEPDPKHVAAVDAYWTSAAEHGMNASTFTARVIASTGADVAAALSGAVGAMSGPLHGGAPSRVLGMIEEIERTGDAEAYVKRALDKGERLMGFGHRVYRAEDPRARVLRRTARELGAPRFEIAEALEKAALAELHARRPDRVLATNVEFWAAIVLDFAEVPAHMFTSMFTCARTAGWSAHILEQKRTGRLVRPTARYIGPGARAPRDIEGYGDISSR, encoded by the coding sequence ATGTCCGACTTCGTACCCGGACTCGAAGGAGTCGTCGCGTTCGAGACGGAGATCGCCGAACCGGACAAGGAGGGCGGCGCCCTGCGGTACCGGGGCGTCGACATCGAGGACCTGGTCGGCCACGTCTCGTTCGGCAACGTCTGGGGCCTGCTCGTCGACGGCGCCTTCAATCCCGGCCTGCCGCCCGCCGAACCGTTCCCGATCCCCGTCCACTCCGGCGACATCCGGGTCGACGTCCAGTCCGCGCTCGCCATGCTCGCCCCCGTCTGGGGCCTCAAACCGCTGCTGGACATCGACGCCGAGGAGGCCCGCGCCGACCTCGCCCGCGCCGCCGTGATGGCTCTGTCCTACGTCGCCCAGTCTGCCCGCGGCCAGGGCCTGCCGATGGTCCCGCAGCGGGAGATCGACAAGGCGCAGTCCGTGGTGGAGCGCTTCATGATCCGCTGGCGCGGCGAGCCGGACCCGAAGCACGTGGCGGCGGTCGACGCGTACTGGACCTCGGCGGCCGAACACGGCATGAACGCATCCACCTTCACGGCACGGGTGATCGCGTCCACGGGCGCGGACGTGGCGGCCGCGCTGTCCGGCGCCGTGGGCGCGATGTCCGGCCCACTGCACGGTGGCGCCCCCTCCCGTGTCCTCGGCATGATCGAGGAGATCGAGCGGACGGGCGACGCCGAGGCCTACGTCAAGCGGGCCCTCGACAAGGGCGAGCGGCTGATGGGCTTCGGGCACCGCGTCTACCGCGCGGAGGACCCGAGGGCCCGCGTGCTGCGCCGCACCGCCCGCGAACTGGGCGCCCCGCGCTTCGAGATCGCCGAGGCCCTGGAGAAGGCGGCCCTGGCGGAACTCCACGCCCGCCGCCCCGACCGCGTCCTCGCCACCAATGTGGAGTTCTGGGCGGCCATCGTCCTCGACTTCGCCGAGGTCCCGGCCCACATGTTCACCTCGATGTTCACCTGCGCCCGCACGGCCGGCTGGTCGGCCCACATCCTCGAACAGAAGCGCACCGGCCGCCTGGTCCGCCCCACGGCCCGCTACATCGGCCCCGGCGCACGTGCCCCGCGCGACATCGAGGGCTACGGGGACATCTCGTCCCGCTAG
- a CDS encoding alpha/beta hydrolase: protein MARRIDVTGAGGVRLAAWEFGDPPKTDPSKTDPPDRADPAGETSPAPEKRSPGVLLLHGLMGRASHWASTARWLSERYRAVALDQRGHGQSDKPPRAAFTRDAYVEDAEAALEQLGLAPTVLIGHAMGALTAWQLAARRPDLVRGVIICDMRASALGAASQREWGEWFEAWPVPFATLADVRKWFGEDDPWVERPNPARGEFYAEVMAESPDGWRPVFEPEQMLSSRETWVYDAHWEELTQVRCPALVVRGLDGELGRAEAQEMVRVLPRGEYAEVADAGHLVHYDQPEAWRAAIEPFLDGLDSQDDGNND, encoded by the coding sequence ATGGCGCGGCGCATCGACGTGACCGGGGCGGGCGGCGTACGTCTTGCGGCCTGGGAGTTCGGTGACCCTCCCAAGACCGACCCGTCCAAGACCGACCCGCCCGACCGGGCGGACCCGGCGGGGGAGACCTCGCCCGCTCCGGAGAAACGATCACCCGGGGTGCTGTTACTCCACGGCCTGATGGGCCGTGCCTCGCACTGGGCGTCCACCGCCCGCTGGCTCTCCGAGCGCTACCGGGCCGTCGCGCTCGACCAGCGCGGACACGGCCAGAGCGACAAGCCCCCCAGGGCCGCCTTCACCCGTGACGCGTACGTCGAGGACGCCGAGGCCGCCCTCGAACAGCTGGGCCTCGCCCCGACCGTCCTCATCGGCCATGCCATGGGTGCCCTGACCGCCTGGCAGCTCGCCGCCCGCCGACCCGACCTGGTCCGCGGAGTGATCATCTGCGACATGCGGGCCTCCGCCCTCGGTGCCGCCTCGCAGCGGGAGTGGGGCGAGTGGTTCGAGGCCTGGCCCGTCCCCTTCGCCACGCTGGCCGACGTGCGCAAGTGGTTCGGCGAGGACGACCCCTGGGTGGAGCGGCCCAACCCGGCGCGCGGCGAGTTCTACGCCGAGGTGATGGCCGAGTCCCCCGACGGCTGGCGCCCCGTCTTCGAGCCCGAGCAGATGCTGTCGTCCCGCGAGACCTGGGTCTACGACGCCCACTGGGAAGAACTCACCCAGGTCAGGTGCCCCGCCCTGGTCGTCCGCGGCCTCGACGGCGAACTGGGCCGCGCCGAGGCCCAGGAGATGGTCCGCGTCCTGCCCCGCGGCGAGTACGCCGAGGTCGCCGACGCCGGCCACCTCGTCCACTACGACCAGCCGGAGGCCTGGCGGGCCGCCATAGAGCCCTTCCTGGACGGCCTGGACAGCCAGGACGACGGCAACAACGACTGA
- a CDS encoding bifunctional DNA primase/polymerase, whose translation MFSVEETIAGTQAAQIPKQRGESLPETAVRYAEERHWDVFPGTWLEAVDGVQRCSCGDTACAAPGAHPAREDWATQATGSATVARRMWQKHPTASILLPTGRTFDALSVAETAGFLALARMERMELTLGPVTLTPDRRMHFFVLPGASVKLPELVRKLGWTPSSLDLVALGEGAYVAAPPTRYGSSGAVQWACRPTPANRWLPDAEELISPLAYACGRDR comes from the coding sequence GTGTTCAGCGTGGAAGAGACGATCGCGGGTACCCAAGCCGCCCAGATTCCGAAGCAGCGCGGCGAATCGCTGCCGGAGACAGCCGTACGCTACGCCGAGGAGCGCCACTGGGACGTCTTCCCCGGCACCTGGCTGGAAGCCGTCGACGGGGTGCAGCGGTGCTCCTGCGGTGACACCGCGTGCGCCGCGCCGGGGGCGCATCCCGCTCGGGAGGACTGGGCGACGCAGGCCACGGGCAGTGCGACGGTCGCGCGCCGGATGTGGCAGAAGCATCCGACCGCCTCGATCCTGCTGCCCACCGGGCGGACCTTCGACGCGCTCTCCGTCGCCGAGACGGCCGGGTTTCTCGCGCTCGCGCGCATGGAGCGCATGGAGTTGACGCTGGGCCCCGTGACGCTGACGCCTGATCGCCGGATGCACTTCTTCGTCCTGCCGGGGGCGTCGGTGAAGCTGCCGGAGTTGGTGCGGAAGCTGGGCTGGACGCCGTCGTCACTCGATCTGGTCGCGCTGGGCGAGGGGGCCTATGTGGCGGCTCCCCCTACTCGGTACGGTTCGTCCGGCGCCGTTCAGTGGGCCTGTCGTCCGACCCCTGCGAACCGTTGGCTGCCGGACGCCGAGGAGCTGATCTCGCCGCTTGCCTATGCGTGCGGCCGGGACAGGTGA